From the genome of Glycine soja cultivar W05 chromosome 14, ASM419377v2, whole genome shotgun sequence:
TTTTTTAGGACATCTGAATCTGATTTTGTGGTTTGTACCAGACCTCATAGTATCTAAAATATGATGATACTATGATAATGtttatacaacaacaacaacgccttatcccactaggtggggttggctacatggatcaacttccgccataatgttctatcaagtaccatacttctatccaaatcattaagttcgagatccttttttataacctctcttatagtcttatACTATGATAATgtttataaacatatttaattaaaggtGCGTTTGATGCACCTAAGGTTGCAGCACCTGACAAATACTTGAATTACAGGACAATTTTTTGTCTGTATATtgtttggtggatgatggacaaAGGATAAAAACTTTACAATATCTGtgcatgttttatttattcaaagcTTTATACTGCATAGTGCATATTCATTATTGAGTGGAAATCTTTGGTCCTGCGAGTTTCTCTATTATGGCTACAGGATTTTGTGTCCAAACTATACCCTTTCTCTCTCACACAATTCATATTTTCATAGGTGAAAATGGGACAATAGATGGGCAAGGAGATGCGTGGTGGAATAAGTGGAGGCAGGGAACTCTTCAGTTTACCAGACCAAACCTAGTTGAATTTGTGAATTCTAGagatattattatttcaaatgtAATCTTTAAGAATTCTCCCTTTTGGAACATACACCCGGTTTACAGCAGGTATAGGTCAATTTAGGTCATGAGAAGTTTATAAAGTGTATTCATGGCGTTCCTTGtgtccttttttatttattgtttggtAACATTGTTTTACCATAATGTTTGTGGGAAAATATTTATAGTCAAATTTGTACCAATTCTTTATAAACTTGTTACTTTGTTTCTTGAAACTAACTAGATCTCATTCTGAAATCTGATTGCATATTGTCTTAACTTCTTTGCAGCAACGTTGTTGTTCGATATGTCACGATTTTGGCTCCTCGTGACTCTCCAAATACTGATGGCATTGATCCGGGTAAGTAGTAACTGCTTTCAAAATATAGAAATGCTagcaacacatttttttaaatttattgaaaattaaaatttttgtgagactcacttcttatttaataagttttacttataattttataatttcaataaatttcaactgaTAATAGAGTTTATAAGAATGTCTGTTAGAGAGTACACCTCTTCTAAATATGACATATCTTGTGCAAATAGTGAAATAGATACAACCAATTGAAATAGTCAAAACACTATGCTAAGTTTCTAACTGATCTCATTTTATTGTTGTAAGCAATGCATTTTGGTTATAGTAATTCTTCCCTTCTAAGACCAGTGTGTCTTGTTTCATTTCGGAGACAAACTGCACTCAAATATAGTCACTGACATGAGATTTGATAAGTACTCTCAAGATCTGTATTTATGTTTCTTTCCTTCCTAGTTAATAAACCAACACTTAAATACTGTAGTTTAAGGGCAAAACCCACAGGCATCTGATGGTTGAAATATTATGGCACCATTTTGTTGGTATGACAAGTAAAAGAACCCTAGTATATCCATTCATACAAATATCAATTCATTTATGCAGATTCAAGTTCAAATGTGTGCATAGAGGATTCATACATATCTACTGGAGATGATCTTGTGGCTGTGAAGAGTGGATGGGATGAATATGGGATTGCTTATGGCCGTCCTAGCTCTGACATCACGATCCGGCGCATAACTGGATCGTCTCCATTTGCTGGGATTGCTATAGGCAGTGAAACCTCTGGTGGGGTGGAGAATGTACTTGCTGAGCACATCAACCTTTACAACATGGGAATTGGTATCCACATTAAGACCAACACTGGCAGGGGTGGATTTATAAAGAATATAACCATGTCTCATGTGTATATGGAGGAAGCAAGGAAGGGAATAAGGATCTCAGGTGATGTTGGGGACCACCCTGATGACAAATTTGATGTCAATGCTCTCCCACTTGTGAAGGGTGTCACAATTAAGAATGTTTGGGGTATGAAGGTTTTGCAGGCTGGTTTGATACAAGGGTTGAGAAATTCACCTTTCACTGATATTTGCCTATATGATATCAACCTTCATGGAGTGACAGGACCTAGAACTCCACCTTGGAAGTGTTCTGATGTGTCTGGATTTGCTCATCAAGTTAGCCCTTGGCCATGTTCTGAGCTTAGCAGCAACCAGCAGGGATCATGTGCCAATTACTCCTGAGATTATGAGAatatatttccacttttcaagCATTGACAGGGGCAACCAAGGGCTTCTTTAGTTGATTTATCATAATGTAAGGCAATGAATTACTATGAAATGCAAAATGAAGACTTGTTGGTTTTAAAACTGAGTAGAATTGGTTTTGAcagaaataattttgaattactGAATGTAATTGAGATGTATGTCTAAATTAGTTTCAGTCATAGATTTTACATTAACACGTGTCACaatgaaaataatgaattttgggTTTAAATAAATATGCCCTAAATTTATTCATTTCGTTGAGCATTAtgttaagtaatttttatactgttattgtatattttttttttctttagaaaaacataagtggatttttttttaaaatccagTTGATTAGAGACAAACAACTGATCAATTACGTGAATTCCAAAAGTTTACCCAGATGATTAAGGAGGTTATACTAATCAATTATGgtcattcaaatattaatttagatATGCTTAGCATTTAGcaaaaacaatataaatgtAGATACAAGAGTAACATATACAAAGAAGTACTGCTATAGAAAAGCGGAGGAAATATAAGAGATGTGAAAGAGACTAAGACAAATCATTACAAGAACACGAGACTAAACTAGACAACGTGTCCAAAAACCAATCTAAGGAAATATaacatcaaatattcaaatggggtaagttttcttttctcttataaaaaaaCTCTAATAAAGTTTATTTATCTTTAAGCTTAGGGCATagattttactttttcttcttttagaatCCCAATCCTTGGAAGAACAACCAAAACAAAGGAAAATCCTAAACAGTTGAACTTGGAGTGAGAGATTAAAGGCATAAGAAACCAAACACTAGTGCTCAGtttggattaaaaataaaataggaagaaaaaacaagacagataaaaataagaatgatgcaaaaaaagaaatggataaaaaaaatgaattgtttGGATTAGGGATGACATTAGAAAGAGATTGATACATGTAAACGTGTAGTAGTCCTCGTCACCAATTCTATTGAGTAAAAATCCATCTCATACTCTCTATACCCaaaatttttatcaatatttgtGGGAGTGCATGGATACTTacaaagacttttttttttaaaaaaattgacaaatgtGCTAAtcgataatttatttaaaatgattaaaatccaTAAATACCCCAATCAAAATACTTCAATTTAGAAGCTAAAATATTTCAATCTAATAAGTCCTAACAaaagattgagaaaaaaatacttcaacctaaaatactttaattattattttttaatttctaataccAACTTTCAATGAATAGGAAgttgagaaaaattaaattttaaatcgagattggtaattaattaactttcttagttaatatgaattattttttttttatatttaagaccGGAGTActatctaataataaattaccATGCatgataaaatttttatttttcataataattatttaaaaaaatatatctttagtGATGtccaattaattaagttttttttttccaaaaaaatatagacTATGAAATGGAATAATGTATACTCATAATTTAAGAGTATGGATGATGCAACGAAATTGAagtaaggataatttttttagaataatatatattttcacaaaaattaaaatgattttatatttataaagttgcattatttgaaaatcaaaaaataatttcaactaaTGAAAAATGTTAGCAATATACTttcttattgattaaaatttattaaaaattataattttttgtggcTCTTAATTCTCATTTAATGAAACTCTcttcaaattatataattttaaataaaataaatgagttataaagaatatgttaaaaaatatgttattgacataaaaaaaattgtgttgatACTATTCTTCTATTcttttaattaagataatatatttaatgtatctctataaaaaaatattcatttaattactcttaatttaagaataaaacaatttaatgCTTATTAAGCTACACTACTCCAAAgttaaattcatttaatttagatatttaatGACTTTTAATGAGAGTGACTCCTTATCATTGAGTTTTGTGGTGAGGAAGAAAATGGAAAGAATGGAAGTGAATAGGTAGAAAAGAaaagcagaaaaataaaaaagaaataaagtgtgaattgagatattttttttattaaagtgaattaataacatatatatatatatatatatatgattattcacgtatataatatattttaattaaattaatgcatACAATATGTAAGGGAGGAGTATTAGACTATTTGTATCCACAATCgtgtttgttaaaaaattatagataaacATATGCCATGTACCCATCCCTAATAAGCATAGATTTGTTTTACCCATTTGTAGATATTTTTGTTGATACATATAAGGTCTAGGTACCCTTTATCATCCCTAATGAGATGATAACTTATTTCacttagttttattttgatataagtTGTTTAGGTTCTTAGATCGCTGTCCTTAATCTCAAGCATTAAACAAAAATGATCTAACCTAATTGAACATGATTAATCTATGTGATGAAAATGATTGGACAAGAACACctaaatttgtttcattaattattatttgcaACATCAAATGTTTGTTTCACATATATtagacaagttttttttttggaataaagCAACTTCAAAGCACCCATCATTTTTATTATACTATTTCTTCCTTTGCCTTAATCATGAGCTTAATAAAGTTTTCATCCTGAAGTTGTAATTGGTGCTCTTGGTGGCCCTGAAATTGTAATCGGTGCCCTTGGCGACCCTGCCTTTGGTGGCCCCGAAGTTGTAATCGGTGCCCTTGGTGGCCCTGCCTTTGGTGGTCCCGAAGTTGTAATTGGTGCTCTTGGTTGCCCTGCCTTTGGTGGTCCTGAAGGTGTAACTGGTGGCTTTGGTTCTGAAGCTGTAACTGGTGCCCTTGGTGGCCCTGCCTTTGGTGGCCCTGAAGTTGTAATCGGTACCCTTGGGGGCCCTTCCTTTGGTGGTCCCGAAGTTGAAATTGGTGCTCTTGGTAGCCCTGCCTTTGGTGGTCCTGAAGTTGTAACTGGTGGCTCTGGTTCTGAAGCTGTAACTAGTGCCCTTGGTGACCCTGCCTTTGGTGGCCCCAAAGTTGTAATAAGTACCCTTGGGGGCCCTTCCTTTGGTGGCCCCGAAGTTGAAATTGGTGCTCTTGGTGGCCCTGCCTTTGGTGGTCCTGAAGGTGTAACTGGTGGCTCTGGTTCTGAAGCTGTAACTGTGAGAACAAATACAACTAGTAGATGAAAAATTGCAACAAAcactttcttcattttgtaaAACGAATTTCTATCTCAATAAACTTTTTAGGATACACTTGTATTTTGATGGGAATGAATAGATGGTTGAAAGATGTATCATTTATATAATTACAAATGTGAAACATTGACCACCTTAATGATGTAAGGTGTGATTATGAAAGATTgtctttatattattaattttacttgGAGTGTGTTCCTTAGAGCCACAAAAAAtggtaaaatattaattgtattttgttcattttcttatattcctttaataactttaaattaTGATGGCGTCATAATTTGTGTTTCTTTCGTGCATTTAAtctattatatttgtttgtacaaaatatatactaaaatataaaatgcaaaaaatataataaattataaaatttattaccaatgtaaaatttaaatttatctttatgtAATGTTAtccatgattttttatttcatcaaacTATACTAAAAATATCGGGGGGAAAGTTTCTTAatactacaaaaaaaatttaaattatttttatatagttcTATTCACatgagtttatttatttatttttagatcatgatgattaataaaataaaagagcacattgcttttaatatttttagtcaatgttgaaaaaaaatgatcagTGCGTCATTTCTCTTAGAACTTGAATTCacattaattgcattttttttatcagcacatTAAATGCAAATTTGATCAAGCGGTGCCTTTTGTTTGCTAGCTCATGCATTAATATGCTTTAATAAATTGTTGCAATTAGAGCACAACACATGGATTCCACTTGAACATGCTTGCGTCAACTTTTGTAGCTGTAAATAGCTAACACGTACATTTCTCAACCTTCAATTCATCCCCATCAAAAACACAAGCAAATTAATCCCATAAAGTTCATTGATATAGAAACTACTAGCTtcacaaaatgaagaaattgcTTGTCACATTTTTAACTCTTGTAGTTGTATTTATTCTCACAGCTACAACTTAACTTCAGAACCAGAGTCACCAGTGTTATACACCAAATGACTACAATTGTTCACAAGTGAATAACTTGTTAATTTCGTGCGTGGATTACCTCATTGGTGGAGATGGTATCCCTTCAGGTGTTTGTTGCCAAAGTGTTAATGCAGTGAAAGCATCAGCACCAACACAAATTCAACAAATGGCTGCATGTAAGTGCTTTTTCGACGTAGCAATTCGCCTTCCTTCCTTGCTAGAAAACAAGGCAGGTTCACTTCCTAAATTATGTGGTGTTAATTTGGGTTTTATCATGAGCAAGCAGAACACCAATTGTAACAAGTAagctttcttttttatcttcttaatttatttttatcttagtaAAAATTAATCCATCACACTAATTAgccatcattaattattttgttttcattgacattgtttttttttcctttctttttacagTGTTCATGTAAGCTCAGGGCAAAGGGGAGAATTGTACAATTAAAAGGATGGATGCTTGGAAGTTTCTTCTTGAAATAAGGAAATAAAACGGCTTGTTGAATTTATGTGGTGGAACAACCGTTTCATGTTGCAAATAATGATGAATGAATATTTTCTGTGTGTTCTTATCCATGCATCTTCATCACATagattaattatgtttaattaagTTGTGTTTAATGCTTGAGATTAAGGATAAGGATTCGCCAGCCTAAACAAAttgtatcaaaataaaactatgCAAACAGGTTATCATCTCATGACTCATGGCATGATACGCATGTTGGGATCAAAGTACACAACGAAATATTAAGAGCTAAACGAAATTTCTCCTTTTTGTTGCAAACTAACTAGAAAAGTATCTAAGCAAAGCCAATTTTAGCAGTAATACtgcaatagtaataaaaaaaaaacaaaaaaaaacatcaaaatataacATGGAAAACTTCTCTCAATGTGAGTTAACTCGATCCAAAACCACGGAAACAAGTTTTCTCCATTAAAATTTAAGACGAGAGTGTAAGTTAAATTCTTTCCatccatttataatttttagacataactgacaaaaaattaaataattttaatgtctAAAATCTTTCACATTGCTTTCAAAAGAATATCTTACACATTGGCATCAGTAATTTACTGGTGTATATAGGCAGAAGATGTTAATCCCAAAATCATATAtactaaaattgataattaaattacctAATGCTTTTCACGGATAAATGGTATTGTattcttttaagattttttttttgaaaaaaaaattgtagagtCGATTTTCTTCAAAgtactattttaaaatatttttaaaatgcaaatAAAATACTAGTACATAAGTGATTGTGTAACATTAGTTTTAATAATGAAAGAAGTTTAACTTAGTTAATTGGTTAACCATAGTATGTGTGTTATTGTATActttttgatatatatttttaatccttatggataaaaaaaaaccaatcttaataattaaaattcgttgataaaataaaaattatcaagaAATAGTTATGATATCATAAGTATTAAaatagattattatttttttattttaattcttaaaatctacgttaataaaactgaaaataaaattaatcaccTTTATCAAGAACACAATTTAATTTACTCCTAACAACATTGATTAATGAATGAAAGGGAGAAAATGAAGCACTAGGGTTTGCCATTGGTCCCTGCAACCCTTGGACAAGGCCTTCCTATCCCTCATACCTTCCCCACTCCCCCTCCCTCTTCCTGCGCCCCTGCTCTCTTCTCACCCCCAGAAAATCGCAAAAACATAAACACAATtatgttatgtattttttaaaaaaattattattaaaatgattgattaatatttttttagccaacagttaaatactttatttttattctaaagatttttcaaatttgtattttatatttgttgctCTCAATTAGAATTctatgatattattatattttttttccagattTTTGACGGCTTGCAGGAAGAGGAGTATCATATGTTATTGCACGCGAACCCCATTGGAAGGGGTGATGTTGGTGAGCCCGCTGAGACAAACAGGCATCAATGTGTGTCGTGTGATTCAGTACGCCGTGATGCAGAGATACCACAAACGCTATTTCATTAAaacacttaaaattaaaaacttatttttgttgtgttataTACAACATAATCATGTTTTCCTTACATAATacaataaaaacataaacatgtttccttttttataacacaatgtaaacatgtttttatttatttgtttatttggggtaaaaaaaatataaacacccAAAAATCATTATgtcaaataacaagatcatgATTGCATGAAAATGAgatttttggaagaaaaaagaaaatcctgTCCATATTGTAAGGGCCAATAGCAAAAGTATTGGAAGCAATAACAACCAATAGCAAGCCCATGAAGCACATGTGGCTCACCTTACAAGTTTTGGGAGTGATGAGTGAGGTAAGAAACAGGCAAAAGAGATCTTCTCTAGCAAATTTTATAGGGAgccaaaattttgttaaatcacaACCATTGATTAATTATTGCACATAATTAaacaagaaatagaaaataatcaaCGGTTCAGATTTGGGATGCAAGGAAGATCGTGCTGCAGCGGCAAGAGAGGATCGAAAAAGTTGGAGTgaggtttttcatttttgtgttCACTCGAGAAGCAGAAGCAGAAGCAGAAGTAGAAGCCCGTGTTGAGTTCCATTTTCCACTGCACAAACAAAGCACAACGCACAACGCACAACGCACACACGCGCCATAGTCATGGTTCTGCCAGAGTCGCTGTTCTTTAGCGCTCCGTCACTGTCACTATCACTGTAACTGACATATAAAAAGCACTTTTCCTCTCTTCTCAAATCTTCCATTTCATGGCTATTCTACCTCCTGCTTCTTCATTTCCCTCGTCTTCTGGTAAGTATCTTCTTTCTCTGCTATTCTATTTCCGAATTACTGTTACTCTTTCAACTAATTCGTTATTTCATTTCTCAATAAAACGAATGAGTTTTAAAGGAGAGTGCtgacttatattatttattcatttgctcTTACAATAATAGAACTGTCGAGTTCGGTggagcaaaataaataaattaaaagtgttttttgtaatgtattcGGTCTTCAGATTGTGAACAAGTCCAAAAGTTTTAGGGCTAAATGCAGATTTTAGGAATTTGATCATGAGAATGAGTGCAAAATTCTGATCGAGAGTAGATTTTTGTTTTCGATTGATATAGCTTAGAtgattgttaattattttatacattttgagattttcttttgttttatgcGATTTGAGATACTTACCTACAGTACACGTGTTAAGAATTCAATCATGAGAACGAGTGCAAAATTCTGTTGGAGACTAGATTTTTGTTCTAAACTGATTGAACTTGGGTGATTGttgattattttatacattttgaGATTATCGTTTGTTTTATGTGTTTTGAGATACTTACCTACCTACACTACACGTGTTAACGTCTTTTACTTGAGATTTTAAATTGTGTTCGTGTGCTCTTTCTGTTGGATGGTGTTTTCATCTTTGTTCAACACTGTGTGTCTTGTAGAGGGGATATGTTGCTCTACTTATGGAATAACAAGCAATTCAATCAAACTTCCTATTGATGGCCGAAGGTGGCATGATCTTGCCAGCACAAGGTGCTTACATTACATGAAGGATGATTATTTATCCTTATTCAGCTTTCTCTTGCTTATAGACCTGTATTAGTTATAGTACATGTGGGATCATTcagtttgttttttaattagagACAAGGAAAATATGGGAAGATGTTTTAGACATATTTGCATCCATGATCCATATCAGTACGACAATCATCTATTGTGAGTGACTCCCCCCCATATTATCTATATAGCTTGGCAGGTTTAATCCATCATTTCGTTATACACACAATGTCAATCCACTTGAACTAGAACTCAAACTGTTAAGCGGAGTCCaagaattatttatataaccCTAACACATGAATCCTGGATGGATGCTAGGATTTTAGTTTTGTTGCATGATTTTACCACCGGTaaccaaatatttatttcaGATGAAGTACCTAGAACCCTCAAAACAAGAatgctattatttttaatcacaaCACTATTTTAGTTTTGTTGCATGATTTTAGTTTTGTTCCATTTACTGTGTTggttgaaaattcaaaaaactGTGATCAATGCAATTATTTATATCGGTTTTTTCTTGTCACTTCTCAATTCTTGTCCAGGTAATTGTTCTTCGTGAAAGATTTCTAAAATGCTTTGTTTACTGAAAATAGTTTTGGTTATCTTTAGGTGCAAAAGTCCATTTTTTGGATCACCACACCTCCTTTGGCTATCCACAGGGCATGATCTGTGCCTTTCAAAGGTTAATGTTGCTGCAGACTATTCAGATTCTATACCCGATTCTTCGGATCAAATGGATGAACAAGGTTATCATCCTCTTGAAGAACTGAAAGGTTCCAACGATATTCAGCCAGCTAGACTCTCTCCTGCCGAAATAGCAAAAACAACTGTAGAGGTTTGTGCCTATATGCTTTTGTGCACATGAAACAAGTTAATTTGTGACATCTAGGGCTACAGACCTAGTACACATAATATGATGTTTCCATTTTGCTGGATGCATTTTGGCAGTATCTGTATACTTTTTATCATCATGCCCTGTTTGTTGGCATTAGGCTAATAAAAGCGCTTTGCTAGTATTTCCTGGAATGGTACACTGTGAACCACATGACCAGATTTCATGGGCTGAGTTTCAATATCATATTGATGATGTTGgaggtttgttttctttttgttatgcatatatttttgtttacgAAATGAGAATTATCAGTTACGTTAATGAATTCCTTATTCAGTATTAAACATTTAGAATTATAACCTATtgcttttgtttcctttttttttccctgtagatatatattttgaaatctcTGATGATGCAAACCTTTTGGCGGATTGTGGAGCTAACAATCCTGTGGTAGGAATTTTGTATCCGTTTTCAAAGGGATTTCTTTGTTATACATGCTAAGAGATTGGCCAACTATACTTAGCTGTTCCGCTGTTgagctttctttctttcttttttttttttctgtctaaTGAATATTCTATATCCTTTGTTCTTTTACTTCTTTGTCTTCCCAtctgataataattatttttataaaaatatatttaatctctttttaaaaaaattgatggaatTTGCAGGTagtaaaaattttaagaacCCCCAAATGCTTTGCTTCTGGGAATCATGTGATGGGTCTTTCTGTCAAACCTCTGTGCACAATATTTCTGGTTATAAGTCTTAGACTTCTAATCTCTTGCACCTACTTTTCCCTTGATgctcttcttttctttatttttgatgtAATTGGGACTCCCAGTTAGATTTCATGTCTTCTCTCAAAATAAAAAGCCAGTCATAGATGAAATActttatttcaaattatatgaaattattaataCAGATCCAGAGATTATGTAGTCATTTTAAAGTATTGTTTCTTTTAAGTGATTCAACTGTCTTTGTGCAACAACTATTAAAGAGCTAAATTTGTAGTTTGGATGATAAACTGAAGTAGTTTTGTCATGGTATTTTTGTGTTCCATCCCTATCTTTGACATAGaagttgtgaaattgatattcTAAGTCCGTGTTGCTTCAGAATGCTTTGATTGGAATGGACATCCCAATATATGATAATAATAGAAGGACTGCTAGTGAATATGACATTTTCAATAATGGCAGCGATGATGAATTCaaatttgatgatgatgatattgaggtttgcattttcaaatgcttaaattatgaaatttagtcGGTTGTTTTAGTTACTAATGGTTTCTTTTTATGCatctgagaaattcaaatcacaAGTATATTCTTCTGCAAACAGGTTTCAGAAATGGAGGAGTTTAATATTCCAGTGAATTGGGGACAGTCTGATACTACAAAGTCtgttcatccaatttatttctcgAAGTGCTTAGCAAAggttctcccccccccccccaccccaccccacccacccacccacacacaaaagaaaaaaaagaagaagaaaacttataactaattttcaagtttcaacatgAGAATGATTTAACAGATTCATAGGCTCTGGAAGAAATAACATTGATCCTTTTGTGAATTTTCTTCT
Proteins encoded in this window:
- the LOC114385418 gene encoding uncharacterized protein At3g49140 isoform X1 codes for the protein MAILPPASSFPSSSEGICCSTYGITSNSIKLPIDGRRWHDLASTRCKSPFFGSPHLLWLSTGHDLCLSKVNVAADYSDSIPDSSDQMDEQGYHPLEELKGSNDIQPARLSPAEIAKTTVEANKSALLVFPGMVHCEPHDQISWAEFQYHIDDVGDIYFEISDDANLLADCGANNPVVVKILRTPKCFASGNHVMGLSVKPLCTIFLNALIGMDIPIYDNNRRTASEYDIFNNGSDDEFKFDDDDIEVSEMEEFNIPVNWGQSDTTKSVHPIYFSKCLAKAINNMEYVKRMNHPSNGVSIIGFLRPVYGEEKSYLRWMYHTEDGDVYISDWRDFYSNSDDDDERDTNLTLYRLEILSIELHSMYGYQSEISVLDFQDAEPDILAHSSSEILERFNQFCDDEIKALCKKKGLYGEGAYLVGVDSLGVDVRVLSGAEVKTHRFPFKVQAANANAAEKQIWQLLFPRSRRKKNMKKWWSASMI
- the LOC114385418 gene encoding uncharacterized protein At3g49140 isoform X2; the encoded protein is MAILPPASSFPSSSEGICCSTYGITSNSIKLPIDGRRWHDLASTRCKSPFFGSPHLLWLSTGHDLCLSKVNVAADYSDSIPDSSDQMDEQGYHPLEELKGSNDIQPARLSPAEIAKTTVEANKSALLVFPGMVHCEPHDQISWAEFQYHIDDVGDIYFEISDDANLLADCGANNPVNALIGMDIPIYDNNRRTASEYDIFNNGSDDEFKFDDDDIEVSEMEEFNIPVNWGQSDTTKSVHPIYFSKCLAKAINNMEYVKRMNHPSNGVSIIGFLRPVYGEEKSYLRWMYHTEDGDVYISDWRDFYSNSDDDDERDTNLTLYRLEILSIELHSMYGYQSEISVLDFQDAEPDILAHSSSEILERFNQFCDDEIKALCKKKGLYGEGAYLVGVDSLGVDVRVLSGAEVKTHRFPFKVQAANANAAEKQIWQLLFPRSRRKKNMKKWWSASMI
- the LOC114385071 gene encoding probable polygalacturonase — encoded protein: MLLGFSTLALLVCFSCCWLLVLGEGETASCSNIVALGHRTDNISITEFGGVGDGRTLNTKAFREAIYRVQHLPREGGTLLYVPPGVYLTEPFNLTSHMTLYLAAGAVIMATQDSLNWPLIAPLPSYGRGRERPGGRYMSFIHGDGVQDVVITGENGTIDGQGDAWWNKWRQGTLQFTRPNLVEFVNSRDIIISNVIFKNSPFWNIHPVYSSNVVVRYVTILAPRDSPNTDGIDPDSSSNVCIEDSYISTGDDLVAVKSGWDEYGIAYGRPSSDITIRRITGSSPFAGIAIGSETSGGVENVLAEHINLYNMGIGIHIKTNTGRGGFIKNITMSHVYMEEARKGIRISGDVGDHPDDKFDVNALPLVKGVTIKNVWGMKVLQAGLIQGLRNSPFTDICLYDINLHGVTGPRTPPWKCSDVSGFAHQVSPWPCSELSSNQQGSCANYS